A genome region from Canis lupus dingo isolate Sandy chromosome 7, ASM325472v2, whole genome shotgun sequence includes the following:
- the DSC3 gene encoding desmocollin-3 isoform X1: MATAEPRVPGRRALRALLLTVAVFSFACDACKKVIFNVPPKLEADKIVGRVNLKECLRSADLIQSGDPDFRVLDDGSVYTASPVVLSDEKRSFTIWLSDTKTQTQKEIKVLLEHQKKVLRKRHTKEAVLRRSKRRWAPIPCSMLENSLGPFPLFLQQVQSDAAQNYTIFYSISGRGVDQEPLNLFFIERDTGNLYCTRPVDREEYDVFDLIAYASTADGYSADLPLPLPIRVEDENDNHPIFTEAIYNFEVPESSKLGTTVGVVCATDRDEPDTMHTRLKYSILEQTPRSPGLFSVHPSTGVITTVTHYLDRETVDKYSLIMKVQDMDGQNFGLVGTSTCIITVKDSNDNAPTFKQNTYEASVEENAYNVEILRIPIEDKDLINTANWRANFTILKGNENEHFKISTDKETNEGVLYVVKPLNYEENHQVILEIGVGNEAPFTRDVALRMTTMNRALVTVHVRDQDEGPECSPAAQYIRITENAAVGSKINGYKAYDPETKSSNHLRYKKLNDPKGWITIDEISGSIITSKILDREAMAPRNELYNITVLAIDQDGKSCTGTLAVSIEDMNDNPPEVLQSYVTVCKPKMKYTDISAVDPDEPIHGAPFYFSLANTSPETNKIWTLTKVNDTAARLSYWKNAESQEYSVPITVKDREGQSTTKILTVNLCDCTHPSQCRAARRSAGVILGKWAILAILLGIALLFSVLLTLVCGVVGAKKRKGFPEDLAQQNLIISNTEAPGDDKVCSANGFMTQTVNNSGQGFCGTMGSGVKNGGQETIEMVKGGHQTLESCRGTGHHHTLDSCRGGPTEVDNCRYTYSEWHSFTQPRLGEKLHLCNQNEDHVPSQDYVLTYNYEGRGSPAGSVGCCSEKQEEDGLDFLNNLGAKFTTLAETCTKR; the protein is encoded by the exons gtcTTCAGTTTTGCTTGTGATGCCTGCAAAAAGGTGATATTTAATGTACCTCCCAAGCTAGAGGCAGACAAAATAGTTGGCAGAG TGAATTTGAAAGAGTGTCTCAGGTCTGCAGACCTCATCCAGTCGGGTGACCCTGATTTCAGAGTTCTAGATGATGGATCAGTCTACACAGCCAGCCCTGTGGTGTTGTCTGATGAGAAAAGATCCTTCACCATATGGCTTTCTGACActaagacacagacacagaaagagattaAGGTGCTCCTGGAACATCAGAAGAAG GTGCTGAGGAAAAGACATACTAAAGAAGCCGTTCTCAGGCGTTCCAAGAGGAGATGGGCTCCTATTCCCTGCTCAATGCTAGAGAATTCATTGGGCCCATTCCCATTATTTCTTCAACAA gttCAATCTGATGCAGCACAGAACTATACTATCTTCTACTCAATAAGTGGGCGTGGAGTTGACCAAGaacctttaaatttatttttcatagaaagaGACACTGGAAATCTGTATTGTACCCGGCCTGTGGACCGTGAAGAATATGATGTTTTTGAT tTGATTGCTTATGCCTCAACTGCAGATGGGTATTCAGCAGACTTACCTCTTCCACTGCCCATCAGAGTGGAGGATGAAAATGACAACCACCCTATTTTCACAGAAgctatttataattttgaagttCCAGAAAGTAGCAAACTTG gTACTACAGTGGGAGTGGTTTGTGCCACAGACAGAGATGAACCGGACACGATGCATACACGCCTGAAGTACAGCATTTTGGAGCAGACCCCTAGATCCCCTGGGCTCTTCTCTGTGCATCCCAGCACAGGTGTCATCACCACAGTCACTCATTATTTGGACAGAGAG actGTAGATAAGTACTCACTGATAATGAAAGTACAAGACATGGATGGTCAGAATTTTGGATTGGTGGGTACATCAACTTGCATCATAACGGTAAAAGATTCAAATGACAACGCACCTACTTTCAAACAAAATACT tatgAAGCATCAGTAGAGGAAAATGCGTACAATGTGGAGATCTTACGAATACCTATAGAAGATAAGGATTTAATTAACACTGCCAATTGGAGAGCCAATTTTACCATTTTGAAgggcaatgaaaatgaacatttcaaaatCAGCACAGACAAAGAGACTAATGAAGGTGTCTTGTATGTTGTAAAG CCACTGAATTATGAAGAAAACCATCAGGTGATTCTGGAAATTGGAGTAGGCAACGAAGCTCCGTTTACCAGAGATGTCGCACTCAGAATGACAACCATGAATAGAGCCTTGGTGACAGTTCACGTGAGAGATCAGGATGAAGGACCTGAATGCAGCCCTGCAGCCCAATACATACGGATTACAGAAAATGCAGCAGTGGGGTCAAAGATCAATGGCTATAAGGCGTATGACCCTGAAACTAAAAGTAGCAACCACTTAAG gTACAAAAAATTGAATGATCCTAAAGGATGGATCACCATTGATGAGATTTCAGGGTCGATCATAACTTCCAAAATCCTGGACCGGGAGGCCATGGCTCCAAGAAATGAGTTATATAATATTACAGTCCTAGCAATAGAccaag aTGGTAAATCATGTACTGGAACACTTGCTGTTAGCATTGAAGATATGAATGATAATCCACCAGAAGTACTTCAAAGTTATGTAACAGTTTGCAAACCCAAGATGAAGTATACAGACATTTCAGCTGTTGATCCTGATGAACCTATCCATGGTGCTCCATTTTATTTCAGCTTGGCAAACACTTCTCCAGAAACGAACAAAATATGGACCCTCACCAAAGttaatg atacAGCTGCCCGTCTTTCATATTGGAAAAATGCTGAATCTCAGGAATATAGTGTTCCTATTACTGTAAAGGATAGAGAAGGTCAATCTACAACAAAAATCCTGACAGTTAATCTGTGTGATTGTACTCATCCAAGTCAATGTCGGGCAGCTCGAAGGAGTGCAGGAGTAATACTCGGAAAATGGGCGATCCTAGCAATACTGCTGGGTATAGCATTACTATTTT CTGTATTGCTAACTTTGGTATGTGGAGTTGTTggtgccaaaaaaagaaaaggttttcctGAAGATTTAGCACAGCAAAACTTAATTATATCAAACACAGAAGCTCCTGGAGATGATAAGGTg tgtTCTGCCAATGGGTTTATGACCCAGACAGTCAACAACTCTGGCCAAGGCTTTTGCGGTACTATGGGATCAGGAGTGAAAAATGGAGGTCAGGAGACCATTGAAATGGTGAAAGGCGGACACCAGACACTGGAATCGTGCCGGGGGACCGGGCATCATCACACCCTGGATTCCTGCAGAGGAGGACCCACAGAGGTGGACAACTGCAGATACACCTACTCCGAGTGGCATAGTTTCACTCAGCCCCGTCTTGGTGAA aaattgcaTCTGTGTAACCAGAATGAAGACCACGTGCCATCTCAAGATTATGTCCTTACATATAACTATGAAGGAAGAGGATCTCCAGCTGGTTCTGTGGGTTGCTGCAgtgaaaaacaggaagaagatggccttgactttttaaataatttgggaGCCAAATTTACTACATTAGCAGAGACATGCACAAAGAGATAA
- the DSC3 gene encoding desmocollin-3 isoform X2 yields MATAEPRVPGRRALRALLLTVAVFSFACDACKKVIFNVPPKLEADKIVGRVNLKECLRSADLIQSGDPDFRVLDDGSVYTASPVVLSDEKRSFTIWLSDTKTQTQKEIKVLLEHQKKVLRKRHTKEAVLRRSKRRWAPIPCSMLENSLGPFPLFLQQVQSDAAQNYTIFYSISGRGVDQEPLNLFFIERDTGNLYCTRPVDREEYDVFDLIAYASTADGYSADLPLPLPIRVEDENDNHPIFTEAIYNFEVPESSKLGTTVGVVCATDRDEPDTMHTRLKYSILEQTPRSPGLFSVHPSTGVITTVTHYLDRETVDKYSLIMKVQDMDGQNFGLVGTSTCIITVKDSNDNAPTFKQNTYEASVEENAYNVEILRIPIEDKDLINTANWRANFTILKGNENEHFKISTDKETNEGVLYVVKPLNYEENHQVILEIGVGNEAPFTRDVALRMTTMNRALVTVHVRDQDEGPECSPAAQYIRITENAAVGSKINGYKAYDPETKSSNHLRYKKLNDPKGWITIDEISGSIITSKILDREAMAPRNELYNITVLAIDQDGKSCTGTLAVSIEDMNDNPPEVLQSYVTVCKPKMKYTDISAVDPDEPIHGAPFYFSLANTSPETNKIWTLTKVNDTAARLSYWKNAESQEYSVPITVKDREGQSTTKILTVNLCDCTHPSQCRAARRSAGVILGKWAILAILLGIALLFSVLLTLVCGVVGAKKRKGFPEDLAQQNLIISNTEAPGDDKVCSANGFMTQTVNNSGQGFCGTMGSGVKNGGQETIEMVKGGHQTLESCRGTGHHHTLDSCRGGPTEVDNCRYTYSEWHSFTQPRLGEDSIRGHTG; encoded by the exons gtcTTCAGTTTTGCTTGTGATGCCTGCAAAAAGGTGATATTTAATGTACCTCCCAAGCTAGAGGCAGACAAAATAGTTGGCAGAG TGAATTTGAAAGAGTGTCTCAGGTCTGCAGACCTCATCCAGTCGGGTGACCCTGATTTCAGAGTTCTAGATGATGGATCAGTCTACACAGCCAGCCCTGTGGTGTTGTCTGATGAGAAAAGATCCTTCACCATATGGCTTTCTGACActaagacacagacacagaaagagattaAGGTGCTCCTGGAACATCAGAAGAAG GTGCTGAGGAAAAGACATACTAAAGAAGCCGTTCTCAGGCGTTCCAAGAGGAGATGGGCTCCTATTCCCTGCTCAATGCTAGAGAATTCATTGGGCCCATTCCCATTATTTCTTCAACAA gttCAATCTGATGCAGCACAGAACTATACTATCTTCTACTCAATAAGTGGGCGTGGAGTTGACCAAGaacctttaaatttatttttcatagaaagaGACACTGGAAATCTGTATTGTACCCGGCCTGTGGACCGTGAAGAATATGATGTTTTTGAT tTGATTGCTTATGCCTCAACTGCAGATGGGTATTCAGCAGACTTACCTCTTCCACTGCCCATCAGAGTGGAGGATGAAAATGACAACCACCCTATTTTCACAGAAgctatttataattttgaagttCCAGAAAGTAGCAAACTTG gTACTACAGTGGGAGTGGTTTGTGCCACAGACAGAGATGAACCGGACACGATGCATACACGCCTGAAGTACAGCATTTTGGAGCAGACCCCTAGATCCCCTGGGCTCTTCTCTGTGCATCCCAGCACAGGTGTCATCACCACAGTCACTCATTATTTGGACAGAGAG actGTAGATAAGTACTCACTGATAATGAAAGTACAAGACATGGATGGTCAGAATTTTGGATTGGTGGGTACATCAACTTGCATCATAACGGTAAAAGATTCAAATGACAACGCACCTACTTTCAAACAAAATACT tatgAAGCATCAGTAGAGGAAAATGCGTACAATGTGGAGATCTTACGAATACCTATAGAAGATAAGGATTTAATTAACACTGCCAATTGGAGAGCCAATTTTACCATTTTGAAgggcaatgaaaatgaacatttcaaaatCAGCACAGACAAAGAGACTAATGAAGGTGTCTTGTATGTTGTAAAG CCACTGAATTATGAAGAAAACCATCAGGTGATTCTGGAAATTGGAGTAGGCAACGAAGCTCCGTTTACCAGAGATGTCGCACTCAGAATGACAACCATGAATAGAGCCTTGGTGACAGTTCACGTGAGAGATCAGGATGAAGGACCTGAATGCAGCCCTGCAGCCCAATACATACGGATTACAGAAAATGCAGCAGTGGGGTCAAAGATCAATGGCTATAAGGCGTATGACCCTGAAACTAAAAGTAGCAACCACTTAAG gTACAAAAAATTGAATGATCCTAAAGGATGGATCACCATTGATGAGATTTCAGGGTCGATCATAACTTCCAAAATCCTGGACCGGGAGGCCATGGCTCCAAGAAATGAGTTATATAATATTACAGTCCTAGCAATAGAccaag aTGGTAAATCATGTACTGGAACACTTGCTGTTAGCATTGAAGATATGAATGATAATCCACCAGAAGTACTTCAAAGTTATGTAACAGTTTGCAAACCCAAGATGAAGTATACAGACATTTCAGCTGTTGATCCTGATGAACCTATCCATGGTGCTCCATTTTATTTCAGCTTGGCAAACACTTCTCCAGAAACGAACAAAATATGGACCCTCACCAAAGttaatg atacAGCTGCCCGTCTTTCATATTGGAAAAATGCTGAATCTCAGGAATATAGTGTTCCTATTACTGTAAAGGATAGAGAAGGTCAATCTACAACAAAAATCCTGACAGTTAATCTGTGTGATTGTACTCATCCAAGTCAATGTCGGGCAGCTCGAAGGAGTGCAGGAGTAATACTCGGAAAATGGGCGATCCTAGCAATACTGCTGGGTATAGCATTACTATTTT CTGTATTGCTAACTTTGGTATGTGGAGTTGTTggtgccaaaaaaagaaaaggttttcctGAAGATTTAGCACAGCAAAACTTAATTATATCAAACACAGAAGCTCCTGGAGATGATAAGGTg tgtTCTGCCAATGGGTTTATGACCCAGACAGTCAACAACTCTGGCCAAGGCTTTTGCGGTACTATGGGATCAGGAGTGAAAAATGGAGGTCAGGAGACCATTGAAATGGTGAAAGGCGGACACCAGACACTGGAATCGTGCCGGGGGACCGGGCATCATCACACCCTGGATTCCTGCAGAGGAGGACCCACAGAGGTGGACAACTGCAGATACACCTACTCCGAGTGGCATAGTTTCACTCAGCCCCGTCTTGGTGAA GACTCCATTAGAGGACACACTGGttag